A section of the Hevea brasiliensis isolate MT/VB/25A 57/8 chromosome 17, ASM3005281v1, whole genome shotgun sequence genome encodes:
- the LOC110646537 gene encoding beta-glucuronosyltransferase GlcAT14B, which translates to METGNNANKLQKKHKWFLLLIFSLLFSTLLILITITSSSTSTQFLFRRQRGNTNHLRPRFPLFVESKLPKPVVSERTIPRLAYLISGSAGDGVSMKRTLKVLYHPRNQYALHLDLEAAAEERLDLMMWVRSQKLFKEVGNVRVVVRSNLVTYRGPTMVSNTLHAAAILLRDGGDWDWFINLSASDYPLLTQDDLLQTLSTIPRNLNFIEHTSDIGWKEYQRAKPVIIDPGLYSLQKSDVYWVPEKRSVPTAYKLFTGSAWMMLSRPFMEYCLWGWDNLPRIVLMYYANFLSSPEGYFHTVICNAEEFKNTTVNHDLHFISWDNPPKQHPHFLTVDDYQRMVDSNAPFARKFGKNDPVLDKIDSEILGRMADGFVPGGWFSNEGDANGTIPDNIKTNTTELKPGPGAQRLKHLITNLLSAENFHSTHCI; encoded by the exons ATGGAAACAGGCAACAACGCCAATAAGTTGCAGAAGAAGCACAAATGGTTCCTTTTGTTAATCTTTTCTCTCTTATTCTCTACTCTTTTGATTCTTATTACGATTACTTCTTCATCCACTTCTACCCAGTTTCTCTTTCGCCGCCAGCGTGGGAACACTAATCATCTCCGCCCTCGGTTTCCGCTTTTTGTGGAATCTAAGTTGCCTAAGCCTGTGGTTTCAGAAAGAACAATACCTCGTCTCGCGTATTTGATATCTGGGTCTGCAGGGGATGGAGTGAGCATGAAGAGAACGCTGAAAGTGTTGTATCATCCGAGGAATCAGTATGCTTTGCATTTGGACTTGGAGGCGGCGGCGGAGGAGAGGTTGGACCTGATGATGTGGGTGAGAAGCCAAAAGCTTTTTAAGGAGGTGGGGAATGTGAGAGTGGTTGTCAGGTCTAATTTGGTGACTTATAGAGGTCCTACTATGGTTAGTAATACCCTTCATGCTGCGGCCATTTTGTTAAGAGATGGTGGGGACTGGGATTGGTTTATCAATTTGAGTGCTTCCGATTATCCCTTGCTCACTCAAGATG ATCTGCTTCAAACTTTGTCTACCATTCCAAGAAACCTTAATTTTATTGAGCACACCAGTGACATTGGTTGGAAGGA GTATCAGAGGGCCAAGCCTGTTATAATTGATCCAGGGTTGTATAGCCTGCAAAAGTCAGATGTTTATTGGGTACCAGAGAAAAGGAGTGTGCCAACAGCATATAAGCTGTTTACAG GTTCTGCTTGGATGATGCTTTCCCGACCTTTTATGGAATATTGCCTATGGGGTTGGGACAATCTCCCAAGGATAGTCCTCATGTATTATGCGAACTTCCTCTCTTCTCCTGAGGGGTATTTCCACACAGTGATCTGCAATGCTGAGGAGTTCAAGAACACTACTGTTAACCATGATCTTCACTTCATATCTTGGGACAACCCACCGAAGCAACACCCACATTTTCTCACTGTTGATGACTACCAGAGGATGGTTGACAGCAATGCTCCATTTGCAAGGAAATTTGGCAAGAATGACCCGGTTCTTGACAAGATTGATTCTGAGATTTTGGGTCGCATGGCTGATGGGTTTGTACCAGGTGGGTGGTTCAGCAATGAAGGAGATGCAAATGGGACCATCCCTGATAATATCAAAACAAACACTACTGAACTTAAGCCTGGTCCTGGTGCTCAAAGGCTCAAGCATCTGATCACCAATCTTTTGTCTGCAGAAAATTTTCACTCAACTCACTGCATCTGA
- the LOC110646533 gene encoding pentatricopeptide repeat-containing protein At5g66520 — MIQNTVATNKPLSTVISLSRKCKTLTQLKQIHAHILKTLLPENPIAIGPLLSVAATSNNPSLFSYACLVFDYICLRNTFMYNTMIRGFVQTNLPKPAILCYLDMLSCGLGVNAYTFPPLIKACSILVPSFKLMGTLVHAHVVKFGFSNDPFGVSSLIEFYSLVHNIEAARMLFDRSPKRDVVMWTGMIDGYGKVGDIEKARDLFEKMPERNVISWSAIMAAYSRAGDFKEVLCLFRRMQEADMVPNESVLVSVLTACAHLGAITQGLWVHSYVKRFNLEANPILATALVDMYSKCGHVDSALSVFKSIFIKDAGAWNAMISGFAMNGVARKSLELFYGMIFSGTQPTETTFVSLLSAFTHAKMVKNGLDLFAKMGSVYGVKPQVEHYACIVDLLARSGMVEEAEKFIDEKMGGLGGKDANVWGALLGACRIYGNVEVGNRVWKKLADMGIVDSGTHLVSYNIYKEAGWEMGANRVRKLISEAGVKKQPGSSVIELNGVVEEFLAGDIEHPKANEVHRTLDSFFKLVNMGNFDILLDVAF, encoded by the coding sequence ATGATCCAAAATACCGTTGCAACAAATAAGCCTTTAAGCACTGTCATTTCTCTCTCACGCAAATGCAAAACCCTAACCCAACTGAAGCAAATTCATGCTCATATCCTCAAAACCCTCCTTCCCGAGAACCCTATTGCCATTGGACCTCTCCTTTCTGTTGCTGCCACCTCCAACAACCCCTCTTTGTTCTCCTACGCTTGCTTAGTTTTCGACTATATTTGTCTCCGTAACACTTTCATGTATAATACTATGATTAGAGGTTTTGTTCAAACAAATTTGCCAAAACCTGCGATTTTATGCTATTTGGATATGTTAAGTTGTGGCCTTGGCGTTAATGCCTACACGTTTCCGCCCTTGATTAAAGCGTGTTCGATTCTTGTTCCTTCTTTCAAATTAATGGGTACTTTAGTTCATGCCCATGTAGTGAAATTTGGGTTTTCTAATGATCCCTTTGGTGTGAGTTCGTTGATTGAGTTTTATTCTTTGGTTCATAATATTGAAGCTGCACGAATGCTGTTTGACAGAAGTCCTAAGAGGGATGTCGTCATGTGGACTGGGATGATTGATGGCTATGGAAAGGTGGGGGACATTGAGAAAGCTAGAGATTTGTTTGAGAAAATGCCGGAGAGAAATGTGATATCGTGGAGTGCAATAATGGCGGCTTATTCTAGGGCTGGAGACTTCAAAGAGGTGCTTTGTCTGTTTAGGAGAATGCAAGAAGCTGACATGGTGCCTAATGAGTCGGTTCTTGTTAGTGTTCTCACTGCTTGTGCTCATCTTGGTGCTATAACTCAAGGATTATGGGTACACTCTTATGTGAAGCGGTTTAATCTTGAAGCTAACCCAATCTTGGCTACTGCATTAGTTGATATGTACTCGAAATGTGGTCATGTGGATTCAGCTCTGTCAGTTTTCAAGAGTATTTTTATTAAAGATGCTGGAGCTTGGAATGCTATGATTTCTGGATTTGCAATGAATGGAGTTGCAAGGAAGTCCCTTGAATTGTTTTATGGGATGATCTTTAGTGGGACTCAACCCACGGAGACCACATTCGTTTCTCTCCTTTCTGCTTTCACCCATGCTAAGATGGTTAAAAATGGCCTTGATTTGTTTGCAAAAATGGGTAGTGTGTACGGGGTTAAACCTCAGGTTGAGCATTATGCTTGCATTGTTGATCTTTTGGCGAGATCGGGCATGGTAGAGGAAGCTGAAAAGTTTATAGATGAGAAGATGGGAGGGCTTGGGGGAAAGGACGCTAATGTGTGGGGGGCCCTTTTGGGTGCATGTAGAATTTATGGGAATGTTGAAGTAGGAAACAGAGTTTGGAAAAAGCTAGCTGATATGGGAATAGTAGATTCTGGTACTCATCTAGTCTCATACAATATCTATAAGGAAGCTGGCTGGGAGATGGGAGCCAATAGAGTTAGGAAATTAATCTCAGAAGCAGGAGTGAAGAAGCAGCCTGGGAGCAGCGTCATAGAGTTGAATGGTGTGGTTGAAGAGTTCCTAGCTGGTGATATTGAACATCCAAAAGCAAATGAAGTACATAGGACGCTTGATTCTTTCTTCAAATTGGTGAACATGGGAAATTTTGACATTTTGCTTGATGTTGCTTTCTGA